One Phaseolus vulgaris cultivar G19833 chromosome 4, P. vulgaris v2.0, whole genome shotgun sequence DNA window includes the following coding sequences:
- the LOC137838830 gene encoding uncharacterized protein, with product MNLYDGSTDPDEHLNIFRTQMTLYRIDRTMWCKVFPTSLREGPLGWFSDLPPNSIASFDALELKFTTQYATSRPHRTSSMSLLNVKQETGESLRAFMDRFSKVCMDIRNLNLDIAMHHLVSAMLPGRFTESLIKRPPYNMDELRTRATKFMQIEEHVDYHRKTHVENTDRNKGIFPPTISADRDRYRPNRDPRFHSYTPLVVPRGKVLDEALQTGLIPALKQSHTPPNADTGKRCQYHRNYDHTTKGCQALKDKIEELVQAGHLRKFVKTTITAPRSPQGDLDPRERSGRRDDRTRDDHRRSNRRKRSESLVRRTRPKSESPERRSRTKQKVRAVINTIVGPVSLGTPPQEVNYIAGGFTGGGCSNSARKKHLRAIQSVHSASTHRRSHISPITFTDDDFKAIDLAQDDPMVITVEIDKFTIAKVLVDQGSSIDILYWETFKKMHISEAEIQPYNEQIVGFSGERVDTRGFIYLFTTFGDDYLSKTINVQYLLVNANTLYNILLGHPSINRLKAIVSTPHLAMKFPSVNGDIATVHVDQKIA from the coding sequence ATGAACCTCTATGATGGTTCCACGGATCCGGACGAACACCTGAACATCTTCAGGACACAAATGACCCTCTACAGGATTGATCGGACGATGTGGTGCAAGGTCTTTCCTACATCGCTCAGGGAAGGCCCTCTCGGATGGTTTTCTGACCTTCCCCCTAATTCCATTGCCAGCTTTGACGCTTTGGAATTAAAATTCACTACACAGTATGCTACAAGTAGACCTCATCGGACGTCCTCCATGTCCCTTCTTAACGTAAAACAAGAAACAGGGGAATCCCTAAGAGCTTTTATGGACAGGTTTAGCAAAGTCTGTATGGACATACGCAATCTGAATTTAGATATAGCTATGCACCACTTGGTTTCGGCCATGCTACCCGGAAGATTCACAGAAAGCCTTATCAAACGGCCACCATACAATATGGACGAATTGAGGACAAGAGCGACAAAATTCATGCAAATCGAGGAGCACGTTGACTATCATCGGAAAACACATGTTGAGAACACAGACAGAAATAAGGGAATTTTTCCTCCCACAATATCGGCCGACCGAGACCGATATCGTCCCAATCGGGATCCCCGCTTCCATAGTTATACTCCGTTGGTCGTACCAAGAGGTAAAGTTTTGGATGAAGCGCTGCAGACTGGGCTAATCCCGGCACTGAAACAATCACATACTCCTCCCAATGCCGACACAGGTAAACGCTGTCAATACCATCGCAACTACGATCATACGACCAAGGGTTGCCAGGCATTAAAAGACAAAATAGAGGAACTTGTCCAGGCCGGTCACCTTCGCAAGTTTGTGAAGACAACCATAACTGCGCCCAGATCGCCCCAGGGCGACCTTGATCCCCGAGAACGTTCGGGACGAAGAGACGACCGAACTCGCGACGATCATCGTCGCTCAAACAGAAGGAAACGGAGTGAAAGTCTGGTCAGACGGACGAGACCTAAAAGCGAAAGTCCCGAACGTAGAAGTCGGACTAAGCAGAAAGTTCGGGCAGTTATCAATACAATTGTCGGACCAGTGTCACTCGGCACACCTCCTCAAGAGGTTAATTACATTGCAGGTGGTTTTACAGGTGGAGGATGTTCCAATTCGGCGAGGAAGAAGCACTTAAGGGCGATCCAATCCGTCCATTCGGCCTCTACACACCGCCGATCACACATATCGCCAATCACATTCACCGACGATGATTTCAAAGCAATTGATCTTGCTCAGGACGATCCCATGGTCATAACCGTGGAAATAGACAAGTTCACAATCGCCAAGGTCCTAGTGGACCAAGGTAGCTCGATCGACATCCTTTACTGGGAGACATTCAAGAAAATGCACATTTCGGAGGCAGAGATACAACCTTACAACGAACAGATAGTTGGATTTTCAGGAGAAAGGGTAGATACGAGAggattcatttatttattcactaCGTTCGGCGATGACTACCTCAGCAAGACTATTAACGTACAATACCTGCTAGTCAACGCCAATACATTGTATAATATCTTGCTCGGTCATCCATCCATCAACAGGTTGAAAGCCATTGTTTCAACCCCTCACTTAGCCATGAAGTTCCCCTCGGTCAATGGAGATATAGCCACAGTGCATGTAGATCAGAAGATAGCGTGA
- the LOC137838832 gene encoding uncharacterized protein, translating into MEERPVYFVSRVLHGAEVRYQMVEKVALALVITARRMQMYFQNHLVIVKTNYPIMKILTKPDLAERMTGWAVELSEFHIEYQPRGAIKSQALADFTAELTPYSTEEKTT; encoded by the coding sequence ATGGAAGAACGGCCGGTATACTTCGTTAGTCGAGTCCTACACGGCGCGGAGGTCCGGTATCAGATGGTAGAAAAGGTTGCACTAGCCTTGGTCATTACCGCACGACGGATGCAGATGTATTTCCAAAATCATTTGGTCATAGTTAAAACTAACTATCCCATTATGAAGATCCTCACAAAACCTGATCTAGCCGAACGGATGACAGGTTGGGCAGTCGAATTGTCAGAGTTCCATATCGAATACCAACCTAGGGGGGCCATTAAGTCCCAAGCACTTGCTGATTTCACAGCAGAGCTTACTCCTTATTCGACCGAAGAGAAGACAACCTGA